Part of the Pseudophryne corroboree isolate aPseCor3 chromosome 3 unlocalized genomic scaffold, aPseCor3.hap2 SUPER_3_unloc_30, whole genome shotgun sequence genome is shown below.
caggattattacacagaacacacataaaggctgacacagcaaataacagtaacacatacaagggattaattagaaataaggaagcataatcatcaagtctaattatcaactggttctgtgcaggacccatacacctcgttactgtctccagcagcccctggtactgtactgCGACCATCCGCCCAGtcaccccccactactgccactgccctgtctcctccaactactgtcacctgccctgtctacccccactactgccacccgccctgtctccccccactactgccacccaccccgcctacccccactactaccactgccctgtctccccccactactgctacccatctTGTTTAAACACCTATTcccacccatcctgtctccccccccactactgccatccaccacgtgtctcccccaccactgccacctgccctgtctcccccattACTGCCACCGCCTTGTCTTCCCCCACTACTACCACCACCCTGCCTTCCTCCACAAATGCCactcgccctgtctccccccactactgctacccaccctgtatttccccactactgccaccgccctgtcttcccccactactgctacccaccctgtctccccccactactgccaccgccctgtcttcccccactactgccaccgccctgtctcccccactactgctacccaccctgtctccccccactactgctaccgctCTGACtcccccacactactgccaccgccttgtcttcccccactactgccactgctctgtctcccccactactgctacccaccatctccccccacactactgccaccgccctgtctacacccactactgccaccgccctgcctCCCTCCACTAATGCCATTCGCCCTGCCTCCCCCACACTGCTACCCAccctctccccccactactgccactgccctgtctcccccactactgtcaccgccctgtctccttccactactgccaccgccttgTCTTCCCCCACTACTACCACCACCCTGCCTTCCTCTACAAATGCCactcgccctgtctccccccactactgctacccaccctgtatttccccactactgccaccgccctgtcttcccccactactgctacccaccctgtctccccccactactgccaccgccctgtcttcccccactactgccaccgccctgtctcccccactactgctacccaccctgtctccccccactactgctaccgctCTGACtcccccacactactgccaccgccttgtctttccccactactgccactgctctgtctcccccactactgctacccaccatctccccccacactactgccaccgccctgtctacacccactactgccaccgccctgcctCCCTCCACTAATGCCATTCGCCCTGCCTCCCCCACACTGCTACCCAccctctccccccactactgccactgccctgtctcccccactactgtcaccgccctgtctccttccactactgccactcaccctgtctccccccactactgccaccaccctgtctcccccaactactgccacccaccctgtctccgctcactactgccatccgccctgtctcctttCCACTACTTTCACCAccttgtctccccctctgacaccttaacTCTGCTTGAGGACAAGATTCTCACACATACACTGCCTCCTGCAGTCCCCACTACTGCCAGCCACCCTGAGTACCCCCTCAGCTCTGCTTGGGGATAATATTACCCAGACAGTGCCACCGATACAGCAatagtgccacccaccctgtctcccctctgacatctcagcactgcttggggtttCTTGGTattgctggtaacagtccatctgcagatggaagcaagTAGGACAGTAAGGagtcagaagctgcttctggtaccttggaccctggtcatgtagggctgggagagtcagtaagattatgtaacagtcaccatcttacaggcagccggtggagggaacagagaatgggtgttatgtggcgtcTGGTTGGTAGTAAAGCTGAGTTGTAGCCCTGCCGTttattggtgagcttctatcataaggacctgtttcaccaggactgagtcacagccaactggcatcacccacacctggagctcagctagacaaccatttaggattggtactggtttCTCAGTACCTGgatcaaaagacaggtcatctgcatagcagtggtagatgagggcatgacacctgattatttcacccagtggtaacatgtatattgcaaaaagcataggagataggataagaactttgaagaacaatgcatggcaatgaggagtatactccagaagattaaaatggttcctcacctgagtgatgtctaatgTGTGCAACAAGTgccgatttatttctcagagtatggaaatggcttctcacctgtgtgacttctgtgatgtgtaacaagttgtgatttctatgtaaaacatttcccgcactaagagcaagaaaatggcttctcacctgtgcaaCTTCTCTCATGGTttctaagatctgatttgtgtgcagaacatttcccacactcagaacatggaaatatatTCTCACTTGTGTGagttctgatgtctaacaagatataatttccgtgtaaaacgtttcccacactcagggcaagaaaatggcttctcacctgtgtgacttcgctgatgtgtaacaagtggtgatttctgggaaaaacatttcccgcattcagagcaagaaaatggcttctcacctgtgtgacttctctgatgtataacaagttgtgatttatttaaacaatgtttcccacactcagagcaagaaaatggcttctcacctgtgtgacttctgtgatgtgtaacaagttgtgatttccatctaaaacatttcccacactcagagcaagaaaatggcttctcacctgtgtgacttccctgatgtataacaagatatgatttctgggaaaaatatttcccgcactcagagcaagaaaatggcttctcacctgtgtgacttcgctgatgtgtaacaagtggtgaattctgggaaaaacatttaccgcattcagagcaagaaaatggcttctcacctgtgtgacttctctgatgtataacaagatgtgatttatttaaacaatgtttcccacactcagagcaagaaaatggcttctcacctgtgtgacttctgtgatgtgtaacaagttgtgatttccatctaaaacatttcccacactcggagcaagaaaatggcttctcacctgtgtgacttctctgatgtataacaagatatgatttctgggaaaaacatttcccgcattcagagcaagaaaatggcttctcacctatgtgacttctctgatgtataacaagatgtgatttatttaaacaatgtttcccacactcagagcaagaaaatggcttctcacctgtgtgacttctgtgatgtgtaacaagttgtgatttccatctaaaacatttcccacactcagagcaagaaaacggcctctcatctgtgtgacttctctgatgtagaacaagatgtgatttctgggaaaaacatttcccacactcagagcaagaaaacggcctctcatctgtgtgacttctctgatgtagaacaagatgtgatttctgggaaaaacatttcccacactcagagcaagaatatggcctctcacctgtatgacttctctgatgtataacaagatgcgatttccgtgcaaaacatttcccacactcagaacatggaaatggcttctcacctgccttagctgcctgatgggtaataagctttgtgttctgtgtaaaacatttggcatctatagaacatggaaacactgtatctactgtcagagctgtaacagatgcaccaatatcagagtgatcaggagaacatttcccaggatcagagggaccagctgatcgagctggatgtataattggggtaatggggttatctcctggagaatcctgtctactgtcattatcatttatgtcacaatccggggataacattagatgtccttctgagatattcctgcttgtgtgtccatctgctggtaataaagtacattatggaaatgtgacattttctgtaacaatattaatcttgtaaacaataggaaaaGACGACTCTCtgagacacttaattgtaaatgtgtgtgtataataaaacataacttttaatgaatgctttataatattgtgtctcagactatcattgtgtccaccctcctgagaatactcacaataacaaatataatattataataagacttagatatacctctctcttgtactggtaactaaccatgaagtataaatggagatgtagtcacttgccaagtcctatgtcagcaccaatataaaacaatggatggggaacatatcgtatgaattggagattctagatgaacaataacatcagtcatatgagctgatggatcagagaaatgtctcctaacgttactcctggaagcattagtaaggtagtattcctttatgtgtgtgctcatatgctggtaagcctgaacatgtgttactcacccttatataaggtatattgctacagcagagtaggtgtggaacaaggtactttacatgcaatacaccatataataccctgtaatcatcatcatcatctgctaggttataatacaCTGTTacaccccatcatcagtgtcttacctctattctctcaatagtaataaggacgatgtgtgtatggtaagtatgatacagagaattacatatcagaatctatacagctgccgccatacttctgcttctcatacgtgtgctactggcagcagtgaacatctgagtgagagtgcagggaagacagcagagtctgatgagaaagagattggatctgcctttgcagggatgtaccacacctgtcacccctgttagtatataaaataataaataataggggtgtggtccatccagacgtgctttctggagctctcctcactaagtggctatttatctaccctacctgagagctctcagccgccgctgggaccaagacccaatccatTAAGTcaccccactcctactgccctaaagccgctggCTACGCTTACTCCGGGCAGCGTTTACTGCCGCAGCCTAGCAATGCTGCTGAAGCCACAGGCTGTATTCTGGTCACCTGACTTGGAGGTGCTTTTGGCTGCAGGggtgagatggttagggttaggctgtgggtaggtgggGATTTAGAGTTAGGCATCCccagagagggatagggttaggctgctagggtgggggggctaggctgtgggggagggagggttaggctgcagagagaagGGTAAGGcttagcaccactggggagggttagggacaggttgtgggggagggagggctaggtttaggctgcaggaagaaggGTTagtaccactggggagggttagggacaggctgttggggagggaggattaggctgcaggtagggggtgttaggcatccccaggggagggttaggctgtgagggagataggctgcggatagggggggttaggcaccccccggggagggttatgctATGGGGGAGGGCGGGTTcggttgtgggggagggagagttagggttaggcttcagggagaaGGGTTAGCACCGCTGGGTAGGGATAGGAACAGGCTGTGGGGGAGGAATGGTTAGGCAGCGTGTAGGGGGGGTTAGGcatcccccagggagggttaggctgtgggggagggagggttagaccagagagtgttgggaggagactggtcagatctctgggctggtaacacagtgacatgatgtgaaggagagagcaggagtataatagtggttgaaggctcctgatgtatgagatacaccagagagtgtggggaggacaaAACGAATTGaaacagcgcttagcatttaattaaagcttttttttatattattttactataaaattgaataaaaataaaaataaaagaattatATAATTTATACAATTACCGGCCAGATTTCTTGTTTTTAGCAATCAATACATGAcacaattaatatatataaaatacataactgTTGTACACAGCGAGAAAATTCCTCCTGAAGATATATATTTTTGTGCACAACAGGATATACTCCACTAATTAAGAGAAAAACTACTTTAATGACAGTTATGACTTGGCAGGCGTCCCTGCACTTATGATTTGCCCAATACTGtccgtttggtttaaggaaaaggaTTTGGTAAATTACCTCCTTAATTACCAAATCGTTCCAGGCTGTCCTGAAAATGCAGATGGCAGCACAATGTTTGGAAAGATATTGTCCACTTTGTCCTTCCTTTAAACAGCAGAATATAAAGGCAGTCTCTGTGTAAAATGTGGGGGAGTTCAAATAACGGACTGTCCATGTATCAGCATAACGACATATCTCACAGCTATTTGTATTAAGCTGAAGAGAGTATCTTAATTTCAGCTTAATACAAATAGCTGTGAGATATGTCGTTATGCTGATACATGGACAGTCCGTTATTTGAACTCCCCCACATTTTACACAGAGACTGCCTTTATATTCTGCTGTTTAAAGGAAGGACAAAGTGGACAATATCTTTCCAAAtccttttccttaaaccaaacggaCAGTATTGGGCAAATCATAAGTGCAGGGACGCCTGCCAAGTCATAACTGTCATTAAAGTAGTTTTTCTCTTAATTAGTGGAGTATATCCTGTTGTGCACAAAAATATATATCTTCAGGAGGAATTTTCTCGCTGTGTACAAcagttatgtattttatatatattaattgtgTCATGTATTGATTGCTAAAaacaagaaatccggccggtaattgtataaattatataattcttttatttttatttttattcaattttatagtaaaataatattaaaaaaaagctttaattaaatgctaagcgctgttccaaTTCGTTTTGTCTTGTTATAATCAATTGGTGGCTTACGAACCAGGCCCCAGGAACGTGCAGCTAGCATTTGATTTAAACATTAGCGCCCAATtttgagtgtggggaggagactggtcagatctctgggctggtataacacagtgacatgatgtgagaaggagagcaggagtataataggggctgatggctcctgatgtatgagatacaccagagagtgtggggaggagactggtcagatctctgggctggtaacacacagtgacatgatgtgagtgggagagcagaagtataataggggctgatggctcctgatgtatgagatataccagagagtgtggggaggagactggtcagatctctgggctggtaacacacagtgacatgatgtgagggggagagcaggagtataataggggctgatggctcctgatgtatgatacacctaacacacagtgacatgatgtgaggcggagagctggagtataataggggctgatggctcctgatgtacaatataccctagagagtgtggggaagagactggtcagatctctgggatggtaacacacagtgacatgatgtgagggtgagagcaggagtatt
Proteins encoded:
- the LOC134984034 gene encoding zinc finger protein 345-like isoform X2: MCNMFYVLYLFQRTPAVRNGVFITHHTFCILSNSSRMDKDRSHRTERIINITLEIIYLLTGEDYTVVKKTSNECEILNSHPCVSGGLSRTQSHIPVPPPDSLIHERPNDQKILELTNKIIQLLTGEEGEYIEEHRGLYKDVMMENHRPLTSLDKRRLSCIVQGRAEGPSNRDISERCPRPLYTQDCTEEYHRIPQEDQGEAQLNNIKIKDTEGEEETYVTDLKAEDIEGEEETYVTDIKAKDIDGEEETYVTDIKAEDIEGEEETYVTDIKAEDIEGEEETYVTDIKAEDIEGEEETYVTDIKAEDIDGEEETYVTDMKAEDIDGEEETYVTDMKAEDTEGEEETYVTDIKAEDIEGEEMYVTDMKAEDTEGEEETYVTDIETEDTEVEEETYVRGDQQCKEEEIPTDISTDGHTSRNISEGHLMLSPDCDINDNDSRQDSPGDNPITPIIHPARSAGPSDPGKCSPDHSDIGASVTALTVDTVFPCSIDAKCFTQNTKLITHQAAKAGEKPFPCSECGKCFARKSHLVIHQRSHTGERPYSCSECGKCFSQKSHLVLHQRSHTDERPFSCSECGKCFSQKSHLVLHQRSHTDERPFSCSECGKCFRWKSQLVTHHRSHTGEKPFSCSECGKHCLNKSHLVIHQRSHIGEKPFSCSECGKCFSQKSYLVIHQRSHTGEKPFSCSECGKCFRWKSQLVTHHRSHTGEKPFSCSECGKHCLNKSHLVIHQRSHTGEKPFSCSECGKCFSQNSPLVTHQRSHTGEKPFSCSECGKYFSQKSYLVIHQGSHTGEKPFSCSECGKCFRWKSQLVTHHRSHTGEKPFSCSECGKHCLNKSQLVIHQRSHTGEKPFSCSECGKCFSQKSPLVTHQRSHTGEKPFSCPECGKRFTRKLYLVRHQNSHK
- the LOC134984034 gene encoding zinc finger protein 3 homolog isoform X1, yielding MCNMFYVLYLFQRTPAVRNGVFITHHTFCILSNSSRMDKDRSHRTERIINITLEIIYLLTGEDYTVVKKTSNECEILNSHPCVSGGLSRTQSHIPVPPPDSLIHERPNDQKILELTNKIIQLLTGEEGEYIEEHRGLYKDVMMENHRPLTSLDKRRLSCIVQGRAEGPSNRDISERCPRPLYTQDCTEEYHRIPQEDQGEAQLNNIKIKDTEGEEETYVTDLKAEDIEGEEETYVTDIKAKDIDGEEETYVTDIKAEDIEGEEETYVTDIKAEDIEGEEETYVTDIKAEDIEGEEETYVTDIKAEDIDGEEETYVTDMKAEDIDGEEETYVTDMKAEDTEGEEETYVTDIKAEDIEGEEMYVTDMKAEDTEGEEETYVTDIETEDTEVEEETYVRGDQQCKEEEIPTDISTADGHTSRNISEGHLMLSPDCDINDNDSRQDSPGDNPITPIIHPARSAGPSDPGKCSPDHSDIGASVTALTVDTVFPCSIDAKCFTQNTKLITHQAAKAGEKPFPCSECGKCFARKSHLVIHQRSHTGERPYSCSECGKCFSQKSHLVLHQRSHTDERPFSCSECGKCFSQKSHLVLHQRSHTDERPFSCSECGKCFRWKSQLVTHHRSHTGEKPFSCSECGKHCLNKSHLVIHQRSHIGEKPFSCSECGKCFSQKSYLVIHQRSHTGEKPFSCSECGKCFRWKSQLVTHHRSHTGEKPFSCSECGKHCLNKSHLVIHQRSHTGEKPFSCSECGKCFSQNSPLVTHQRSHTGEKPFSCSECGKYFSQKSYLVIHQGSHTGEKPFSCSECGKCFRWKSQLVTHHRSHTGEKPFSCSECGKHCLNKSQLVIHQRSHTGEKPFSCSECGKCFSQKSPLVTHQRSHTGEKPFSCPECGKRFTRKLYLVRHQNSHK
- the LOC134984034 gene encoding zinc finger protein ZFP2-like isoform X3, translated to MDKDRSHRTERIINITLEIIYLLTGEDYTVVKKTSNECEILNSHPCVSGGLSRTQSHIPVPPPDSLIHERPNDQKILELTNKIIQLLTGEEGEYIEEHRGLYKDVMMENHRPLTSLDKRRLSCIVQGRAEGPSNRDISERCPRPLYTQDCTEEYHRIPQEDQGEAQLNNIKIKDTEGEEETYVTDLKAEDIEGEEETYVTDIKAKDIDGEEETYVTDIKAEDIEGEEETYVTDIKAEDIEGEEETYVTDIKAEDIEGEEETYVTDIKAEDIDGEEETYVTDMKAEDIDGEEETYVTDMKAEDTEGEEETYVTDIKAEDIEGEEMYVTDMKAEDTEGEEETYVTDIETEDTEVEEETYVRGDQQCKEEEIPTDISTADGHTSRNISEGHLMLSPDCDINDNDSRQDSPGDNPITPIIHPARSAGPSDPGKCSPDHSDIGASVTALTVDTVFPCSIDAKCFTQNTKLITHQAAKAGEKPFPCSECGKCFARKSHLVIHQRSHTGERPYSCSECGKCFSQKSHLVLHQRSHTDERPFSCSECGKCFSQKSHLVLHQRSHTDERPFSCSECGKCFRWKSQLVTHHRSHTGEKPFSCSECGKHCLNKSHLVIHQRSHIGEKPFSCSECGKCFSQKSYLVIHQRSHTGEKPFSCSECGKCFRWKSQLVTHHRSHTGEKPFSCSECGKHCLNKSHLVIHQRSHTGEKPFSCSECGKCFSQNSPLVTHQRSHTGEKPFSCSECGKYFSQKSYLVIHQGSHTGEKPFSCSECGKCFRWKSQLVTHHRSHTGEKPFSCSECGKHCLNKSQLVIHQRSHTGEKPFSCSECGKCFSQKSPLVTHQRSHTGEKPFSCPECGKRFTRKLYLVRHQNSHK